Genomic window (Tissierellales bacterium):
TTGTAACAATACATCGAGCTAAAGCCACTCTCTGTTGTTCCCCTCCTGAAAGCTGAGATGGATATTTTTTCTCATTTCCAGTAAGGTCAACCATTTTAATAGCATTATTAACACGTTCATAAATAATGTCCTTTTCTACTCTCTTCATTTTAAGACCAAATGCTATATTATTGTAAACATTTAAATTAGGGAAAAGACTATATTGCTGGAAAATCATTCCTACATTTCTATCCTTAGGACTTATGTTAGTAATATCTTTCCCATCAAGAAAAATTTTCCCACTACTCACCTGCTCTAATCCAGCAAGACATCTCAATAAAGTACTTTTTCCACATCCAGAAGCTCCTAGCAAAGTTACAAATTCTCCCTTTTCAACAGTTAAATTAGTCTTCTTCAAAATATGTTTTGTACCATAGTATTTTTCAATATCCTGTAAAACTATATATGCCATAATTATCCCCTTAATTTTGCTTTTATTACTAACCTTATATTATTTGTTCAATTCCTGTTTTGCATTATTTACATAGGTCATATCAATTACATTTTCATATCCAATAGGTTTCTTTAAAATTTCTTGTTCCAAGCAGAAATTTTCAATTGCCTCATATCCTTCTTTAGAATAGTTTCCATCCTTTGTAAGTGAGCCCCTTAAAATCCCAATAACTTCAACCATATCTTTACCTTCAAACATAGGTGCCACAAGTTTTGCAACTTCTTCATCACTATGCTCTGATTGCCACTTAATACCTTTCATAACAGCATTAACAAATTTCTGAACGGTCTCGGGATTTTCCTCAGCAAATTCTTTAGTAACAGTAACCATTTGAGATTCATAATATTCAGAACCATAGATAGCTTTATGTTGCTCTGGATCACAAGTATTAATTAAAATATTTGCATCTATCTTTTCTAATTCATTTATATAAATACCATCAAAATATGCAGCTGCAATACTACCCTCTTCAAGAGCAGCTAAAGCAGCGCCATACTCCATGTTAATCCATTCCACATCGTTTTTTGTTAATCCTGCTTCTTCAAGGGCAGAAATAACAAAGGAATATGGAGCCGAGCCAGGCATACCCCCAAAAATAGCCTTACCTTTTAATTCTTCAATATTTGTAATATCCACATTAGAAGCAAACATATATTGTTTACTTTTAACAGTTGGAATAATTATCTTAGATTCTAACCCTTCTTCAAAAGCACGTAAAACCGGTTCAGTTGATAGCATACAAAATTGGGAGTCTCCTGCATGCATTCCCTGAAAAGCGATAGGCCCATCCTTATAAACAACAAATTCTGTCTCTAATCCTTCATCCTTAAAGTATCCAAGCATTTCAGCTACATAAACAGGAAGCCAAGATTCACCACGCATTTCTGAAATTATAATTTTTTCAAGTTCTTCCTCACCTTGAGATGTTGATTTTGATGTACAACCTGTTACCATAGTTGCTATTAAGATAATTGCTAAAATCAATACTAAAGATCTTTTCATTTATATATCTCCTTTCATTGCTTAAGTTTAAATTATAGTCATATGTTTTTTCTACGTTCCATAGATGGGTTCGTCGTTGCCCTCCAACGAAGTAAATAATTTTCCATTTTATCAAGAGAGAAATTCAAAAATATACCAACAACTAATAAAATAAAAATACAAGACATAACTCGAGCTATATTAAAAAAGGAAGTTGCATAAGCAATCATCCAA
Coding sequences:
- a CDS encoding ABC transporter substrate-binding protein; this encodes MKRSLVLILAIILIATMVTGCTSKSTSQGEEELEKIIISEMRGESWLPVYVAEMLGYFKDEGLETEFVVYKDGPIAFQGMHAGDSQFCMLSTEPVLRAFEEGLESKIIIPTVKSKQYMFASNVDITNIEELKGKAIFGGMPGSAPYSFVISALEEAGLTKNDVEWINMEYGAALAALEEGSIAAAYFDGIYINELEKIDANILINTCDPEQHKAIYGSEYYESQMVTVTKEFAEENPETVQKFVNAVMKGIKWQSEHSDEEVAKLVAPMFEGKDMVEVIGILRGSLTKDGNYSKEGYEAIENFCLEQEILKKPIGYENVIDMTYVNNAKQELNK